A window of Magnolia sinica isolate HGM2019 chromosome 13, MsV1, whole genome shotgun sequence genomic DNA:
TGCAATgggcttttcttttttcatttgcttTCGGTATCAGATAGAAAATTGCCCATGATGGATATAAAACCACCGTTTGCCCCGTTCTATTTGGGGTGTCCATCCAATGGACGTGCTGCAACGATCCAAGCTGTCCGAAAGTGTCCGACAAGCATCCATCTGCAAGTCAACCTTAGGAAGATGGCCATTGCATAGAAATGAACCTCTTTAAGCTGAGAGGGACTAAAGGTTTCTGATGATTGGAGGCTCCAGATCAATTGGCTGTTAAGGCCCACCGTTGATGGGGAAtgctgccccaaaaatctcccagactaCAATTTCCTTCAGGGTCTATTAGAGGTCGAGATCATACTATGAGTATTATTTCTTAGGCAGCGTTCATCCAGGTTAGGAtaacaaaccaatggtctggattaccgaatGATGGCCCTCACTTGTTGGAATTGAAAGCCCAGGTAAATTATGCAAATATGCATGCCACGTGTCATTTAATTGCCCTTCTACGAAGTGCACTGAGTGTATTGGAAGTGCGAAGGCGAGATTTTGGGGCGTACACGGAAATTTTGTGTGCGCCCGCACCCCCGCCTGTTCTTCCAGCATGCCCAACCCTGGAGGTGCCATGGTCCACGAATCAGGCGGGTCCTCCGGATCAGGTGTGGGCCATGTTtacattgaatgtggatcattagTCAATTTTCTTGATCGCCCCTTTTATTTCCCTGTGACGCACTTGATAAAGTGGCGTATGTTTGCCCATTAAGGAAGGTATTGcatgatgaacggtccaaatAAGATGTGTGATTCCTGTAATGTTCATCTTTCGGTTGGTCGGTTTAGCGGTCAGCCGAGTGAAAATGCCCCATACTCAAACGTGTTGGTCCCACCACCCTAGGTAACTTATACTCGATACAGCAATGATCCACATTCTACTGAAAAAGTGGCAAAGATCGATGGCCcagatcttccaatctgagagaTTTCGTGGTCCATGATGAATGAACCAACCAGCTAAAACCCTGAACTGATTTCTCAATGGGTTATCAGGAGCTCATGATCCTCAACTTATCGGGGGGCTTGCTCGACCGTCCTTTAGACCGTCTTTTTATGCCCCACCAATTTATCACCGACGGTTGGTTAGGACCCTTCAATCGCCCTGATTATAAGCTATACTCTTTCCACTGTGGAGTGCACAATTTGGAGCTTTTGGATTAGTCCACGTATACCATATGCCAGGTGGATGAATTTGCTCCATTTATCGGAGCGGGAAGGATGGGCATGAGAGGCCTACCATAGGTTTGTGTTGGACTATCATTGTGTCTGTCTTTCatcaaagccgttcatcaggtgtgactcACCGGGATGCagataagattttttttaaaaattttatatatatatatatatatatatatatatatatatatatatataatataagaagAAGCTTGATCCcaactcgggtgggccactagCTGTTCTAGGCGAAAATGTACTCTGTATTTATTGGTGTGGCCCGTATGAGTTTTCTAACAGGCTGATCTTTTGTATGCATGGTACACATAAACATTATCCCCCACCAAAAAGGTTGGGTAACCTAGGCTCGGCAGGTGTTGTAGATGATTCCGGTTCAACCAAAATGGGCGGACGCAAATGAGGCCGGTTCCTCTGCAACGTTTGTAGAATAAACTTGGACGGtgcgtgtgacccaccatgatgtgtgcatcacgtcaattcccttcaactTCATTCCataacccaaaaatcaacccGATCCAGGataaaggtgggtcacaccccagGAAACGGTTGGGACTCCGCCCGCTATTGAAACCGGTTTATTGTGTACGGCCCACCGTGTTTTCTGTATGCTATCCTATTCCATTCAGAAGGTGTGCGCCACCACGATGACTGGACATCCCAAACATCAAccatcaggccattccaaagaCTCACGTGGACCATCCCTATGTGAACTTAGAGGTTTGTGGTATggttttacatggtgtggcccatttagtttTGAATCGGACTAATTTTTGGAATCCCCGTAGAGCATGAGCGGACGCATATGATGGACGGGCTGGATgtcatcacagtggaccacacactatGATATAGAGGACTATTCCACAAAGGTCGGAGAGATGCCGACCTACCACAAGTACAACCGTAGCTAATCGGAGCcaagtgaaaataataataataaataaataaaaacattgaTTCTTTGGCAGACAATGGCAATCCATGCACGTGGAGTCACTGTTCGCGTAGGGTATAGGCGTATACGGTATATCAATCAATCCACACTCAAAGCCGAATGCACCGTCAGCGGATTGTTCACTGAGTAAAGTCAGTGggtctcactgtgatgtatgtgtcttatctaagtcatccatccgttctaccatatcattttagagaaaaatcctaaaattgaagcatatttgtagctcaagtggaccacactaccggaAAACTGtaaattgaatgcttaccattgaaaataagTTGGGGCTGCATTAAggtttagatcaaactgatacttttattttcccttcattcatgtttgtatgaccttatgaatatactGTATGATAAAGAAACATCActgtagtgtggtacacttgagcttttgatatggtTTGATTTTGGGATAATTTTTTACTATAAACCCGGCCTTCCACTCACCTTCATTTTTTACTACAaactaataaaaacaaaaatatctctactttttttatttttatccaaatatttttttttatgactaaaaaatttacttttataacATAAGTTTTTAAccgttctaaaaaaaaaaaaaaacatataaagagTAAGCATCTATGGTACCAATTGCTtttttcaattttgggctaatgccctaaaataagcttgaaaAACGGACGGATGGAATGGATAGGACACATAAATCCACATTGGGCACCAGAGTCTACTAAGTAGCGTACatagttactcactacgcaatccgcttccgaatggTGTGGTATCTTCTAAATCAGATCGATCGTATGGTCACGATACCTCTTATCAATGGGCTTTTGTTTGTTGGAATTGgaacgtccatttgatggacatgTGTACACGTGCCACTCGTTTTGTTCATCTCCATGCACTCGTATGGATTATAATACTCCTGCCATCGCACACGAAGAAGTAACTCCTGACCACCGGCACCACCGTAAGCTTACGGTGGTACCGCGAAAATGAGGGGCCCACTCGGTGTTCAGGACATCGAACCCGTCCAAGAGATCAGTGAGATGATGTTACCGTGTTAAAAATTAGACCAATCCAACACTCTGTAGGCCACAGCAAGCGAACAGTGCACGAGATGGGAGGGCACACCCGCCCTTGATTTCCACAAAAGCACACTTGATTTGCAAAACAGCCTGATTATTCttctgacccttcatccaggtcggACGAAGGATTTGAATGATCTGGATTGCATATACACTGCAGAGTGGCCCCTATTCAAAGTTAGGTGTCCACTCTCAacttgtttctttttgtgtggtccattcgagttttggatctaatttaTTTTCAGGAATCAAGGGTAACTCATGTTTACGCATCtgatagacgggttggatttcgTGAATACATTATATAGGCCCCATATCTGTTAGGTGCCACCTTAATTTACGGTGGTACCGGTACCACCGTAGCACGACCCAACCAAAATTTTCCATCAGATCATGGCAGGCTATGATTGGCTTATCCGATTTCCTGGGCCACCCTTCTTACTTCATCGCTTACACGGAAGGAAACGCagctgagagggagagaggaagagaaagagatagaaagagaaagagagagcaatGTCCGGCCTCGTTAATTGTTTCACGGCCTTCTCCTCTCCAAGGTAatatctcatctctctctctctctctctctctctctctctctctctctctctctctccaatccaTGCACTGATATCTCTAAAAGAAAAGTGATATTGTTTCAAAATTCTGATACTGACCCACCagaattttctttatatatatacgATCGCCAGATGTAGAAAACCCAGAAAATTAACGGCGTGTTTGGATTctcaattgaactgaattgcaattcattCACTTCATCATAGAGGAAACTACCAAGTGGCAGTGGCACTTCCATGACTGAATTGCGAACCTCCAGTTTAGTTGAGAGGAAATGATAAAAGACCAAGATCTTTATAACTGATAAATACACCATCCTTTTTACTATTGGTTATACAATAGTACAACTTTGTACTTCTTTGTTACCAAAGTGTATTTAATGGGTTTATATTTCTTACGAGAAAGAAATCCTTGAATTGAAGTTATGCTCCTTTCAAGTCTAACTTGAAAGTAAGTTAATTGCGATTCGGAACGGATCACCTCAATGGAGTTATGATTTGGGTTATTTGTGCTTTGTTAGGCTCACGATTCAATTCAATAGTTCACCCAAACTCACCTGTATTTGTAATTACATGTGGTTCAAGTCGACTTGATAGTGATTTGGAGGGGATAGGCCCGCCTTTTGGTCACTTGATCTTTTGTGAATtgaataattgcaattcaatatgATTCAACAATATCCATACGGACCCTAAGAAATGGTGAGATGATCTTTTTAAGCAGAACCTGCCAGAAATTTTCAGAGTATTTCTttagagaagttttttttttttttttaattattactaCTACTTTGCGGTTTAAGAGTTCGAAATGCATTTGGTGAACTTTAGGAAATCTTGGGTTGTATTCAAGATCAACCGTGCGGAAAATGCATCCTACACAACAATTCGTCAGCGGAGAACGAATATTAGAGCTGAAGTGAGTTTCGTGGATGGTGAAGAGGCAAAAAGATTGATTGTGGAAGAGGGTTATACAGTCTTGGATGTTCGAGACAGGACTCAGTATGATCGAGCGCATATCAAGTCATGTTATCACACGCCCCTCTTTATCGAGAACAAGGACAATGACATTGGTGTGTCTTTTACTCTTTTGGGTTCCTCACTTCTCCACTGCTTGTAAAAATTGCCTAATTGCTGCTGATGATGTTTCATCGTTCTTGTTTTCGGGTTGCATTTGTACTGATCAATTGAATCAAATTACATAAATTCAATTCAAGAAAGCAGAAATGATCAAATTAGGGTGGGCCCATTCCATCCATAATGAGGGACAACCCTTggttatttccttttgttttaattGAATTATCACAATTCAATTCGACTCtacttccaaacaggccctttgtACAATCACTTGCTGCTCTGTTTTGATTTGGGTTCTTGTCTGACAATTATGAAATTCCACAGGCACAATTATCAAGCGTACTGTACACAACAACTTCTCAGGATTGTTCTTCGGGTTGCCATTCACTAAACTCAATCCAGATTTTGTTAAATCGGTGAAAGGGCAATTCTCATCCGACAGTAAATTGTTGCTTGTCTGTCAGGAAGGATTGAGGTTAGTTGATATCTTGATGGTGTTGTTTGTTGTTTATATGCATATGGTGATGAAGTTCTTTATGCTTTCTTTGTTCGTACAATAAACTTACATCTCAATTGGCCACCATCTGAATTCTCTTCAGTCGTGATTTTATTCTTGATGTGTGATTAAAAAATGATCAGCTTGTGGGATGATGTTAGTGTTTGAGTTCAATATTTTCAATGGAAGTGAGAGACGCCAAGAAAGATGAATATGCTCTCAAAGAATAAATGAATTGCATTCTCAAGAGCCTGTTTCCTTGTTCGATTTTCAGCATGTGGACTTGGGGTAGTAATGTCATTCTTAGCTAATACCCAGGTTCAGGTAGTCCTATTTTTGTGACATTTGATGTTCCAAAACTTGCACATGTCTCCAGGCAATCCATGATCCTCATCAGATTTTGATGTAGGACGTGCGGCAAATATATTCTTAGCacggttggaccaaaagaagcccaAACAAAAGCGGAAGTAGTCAGTCAAAATTGTGTCCTATCCTACGTAGGGCATGATGTAACTGGGTCCTAGGCATGTCGGTTTCGAAGAGATTCATTCCAGATATGGAGAAATTGCCATTTTAAGTGTTGACCATAAAATAGTCATAACTTTTTATCTAAGCATCGTCATGAAATGCACACCTATCGATCTTTACGTGATGGTGTTTCTGGGGTCAACCAAACTACAAAGTAGGTCGTGGACATCTGTTTCACAAGAAACACTTGTCTCGATggtcaaaatcagaattttaggaaaattttactactTCTGGTAATTTCTGTTTTGGTCATATTTCCTTATTCTTGCAGTTttaagattttcatgttttttagAAATTGCTTGTAAAAATTCTGGGAATTCTTCAGTGAAGTTTATTTGACATTTCTATTTTTAGCAAATTTAGTCTTTTGAgagattttttactatttttgataATTTCAAATTAAAGTTTTATGTCTTCAACTGATGTAATCGAACAACCTTAAatcattattcaataaaaatgtTTGagatttttctcttttattttttcttgtggACTCAAGAACCTACCTTGTAGATTCAAGGCCTTTATTACTTGAGGAAGAAGATGATCTTCTTCTTTATTACACGCTCTACCTTGTGTCAGTTGGTGTGAGAGTTGTTGTCTAATTCTTCATAAAATAGGAGTTTATAGAGGAAAATCAAATTGAGTTGTCTCAATAGAGTTTTTGAACATTTTAACTCCGAATCATTGAAAATCCAATACAAATAACAGTCATTCCCTTCAAATTGTGGAATCGTTTTATTTTCTAGCTTTCTTTCTCATAGGCTTGTGAGCCCCTCTTGAGAAAAAAAATGGGTGGTCTGAAAGTTgctaacagtccacattcaatgtacacaTATGGCCAGCCTGATcaatggaatggcctgatttttgcatatCACTATCCTCATTGTGGGGGGCCACCTACACTCAGAAGTCCCAAACAGTTGCCAGGTTGGGGTGTGCGCTTTCATGTACAGGTACATGTGGAAGTTAGCAAACCATCCTTCTCAATGCATTCCCTGAATGCATAGAAACCAAATTCCTGTTGTGCTTGTTAAGCTACCTTTGGAGCATTGAAGATGCTACACAAACTTTGAATTCACCATAAGATTTCAGCTTCCTTCGGAAACTATTAATATGACACCTTTTTCTTTAATGCTTTAGGTCTACTGCAGCTGCTAATAAACTAGAGCAAGAAGGTTTCCAAAATCTTTCATGCGTTACATCAGGCCTTCAATCTGTAAAACCAGGTTTCGCTCCCGATCAAAGACATCTCAACTCAAACTTTGTTGCTTATGTAGACATAAAAGCTATTTTTACTCTTAGAGTGAAGAATATCCATTTTTGCAGGAACATTCGAGTCCGTTGGTTCTACTGAGCTGCAAAACGCGGGCAAGGCAGGGCTTGTGACTGTCCAAGGCAAGATCTCAGCTATATTAGGAACCGTACTAATCTGTGAGTCTCCTTGTTTTTCTACATTGCAAGCAAATGGTTCCAGTCATTTGTTTCTTAGAGGAATTCTAATTCTGGATGCCCCATTTCCAGCACAAGCGATCACGTGCGCGCACACCCACacccacgcacgcacgcacgcatgcATATAGCATGTGCAGTTTGGCAGACGTCCCCTCATTGGATGTGTGCAATTCTAAAAATCAATCTAGCCCAAGTAGGCCAATGGTCCCAAGTAGGCCAATGGTTATGACTTTTCTAATCATCCATTTCcatgctcatgtgtggcccacctgttaaaTGGATAGGTCTGTTTTTTCAGCTAAGTAACATTTACTGTGGGAACCACCCTATGAACCTCCCTGTTTCTGCACATGCTATGCTGGCACGTGGTGCATGTTTGTTTGCTACTTGAACGTGGGGTGCTTGGATTGCATTCTTCTATTTTGTATTAGTACCAACATGGTGATTGTGAGCAATGTATTACATAACAGTATCGGCTAGTGTATCAGCCAGCTTCCATTGGTACGGACTTCCAACctgctttcttttttttccctgaaaAATGTGAGGATCCTAGatatactttcttttttttttggtttcagaCATGTATTTGCCAGTGTAAGAATGTTCTCTGTCATGCAATGCCAGCTTGACCTGCTGAAACTCAACCAAATAGACCctaatcaaacacaaatcaagcacGATTTGAAGCGCCCTCCCCATACCCACAGAAAAACAATAGAAAACAGCAAAAAGAAGATGGAATAATGAAAGAAAAATAGTGATGGTTTACTTCTTATATATgatatttcccaaaatggtccaCACTGCTTCAATTCATTGAATCCTACTAAAATTTTATGTTTTGATTCTCAAAGTATGCCTAGCTctagtttagaattagtttataAGCCTTCTTCATgattgaaatgaagaaaaaagtggagaagtgagaaaaaatgaaaataaaaattttcaaaatgtgcCCTTTGTGGCCGATGGCCATATTGGCTGATACAGCCAGTAATAATTTTTCAATACCATGTTGCTGAGACATTCATGCATCCGTTGATCACATCTCCTACCCTTTAATATttgttgtactttgattgattaatGCCCTAAGTGAAACCCCCATTTGCCATTTAAGAGAAAATCACTAGTTCTTTCATATGCAGGTGCATATCTTTTTATAACCTTCTTCCCAGAACAAGCAGAAAAGCTACTCGAGATGAGCCCTGCAAGCTAGCTCTTGGGCGGATGGAAATTTTTGCAGTTGCTCTCTCTGTTGGATGCTCTCAtaggaaacagcagtgattggCTGCCCACAACACAGAAATTTGATAGCATATGGAAGAGAGACTACCAAAGACAGAATGGAAATGCATCCGCAAGCTAGTATGTAGAAAATACCCATCATAAATGAACTTTTGCTTGGAAATGTTTGACGAAAGATTGGAAATGAcgggctgtcaatgggccctgCTTGGGTGTGTTTGGTCCCAAATTTTGAACTGGTTGGGTGAGGCCTGTTTGCAGGAcccattcaaaattttaattctgCCCAACTTAGTCCAGGCCCCTTGAGAGCCCTACTGAAATGATCCAGACATCAATGTGCTGCTAGCTAGCGCATGCTGCACCCATCTCGAATTTATCTGAATTGGCTGCATGGAATTATCATTTTGCTGCTTGAATTCAAGAGCCTGAAAGAGTTTG
This region includes:
- the LOC131222448 gene encoding rhodanese-like domain-containing protein 9, chloroplastic isoform X1; translated protein: MSGLVNCFTAFSSPRKSWVVFKINRAENASYTTIRQRRTNIRAEVSFVDGEEAKRLIVEEGYTVLDVRDRTQYDRAHIKSCYHTPLFIENKDNDIGTIIKRTVHNNFSGLFFGLPFTKLNPDFVKSVKGQFSSDSKLLLVCQEGLRSTAAANKLEQEGFQNLSCVTSGLQSVKPGTFESVGSTELQNAGKAGLVTVQGKISAILGTVLICAYLFITFFPEQAEKLLEMSPAS
- the LOC131222448 gene encoding rhodanese-like domain-containing protein 9, chloroplastic isoform X2, translating into MSGLVNCFTAFSSPRKSWVVFKINRAENASYTTIRQRRTNIRAEVSFVDGEEAKRLIVEEGYTVLDVRDRTQYDRAHIKSCYHTPLFIENKDNDIGTIIKRTVHNNFSGLFFGLPFTKLNPDFVKSVKGQFSSDSKLLLVCQEGLRSTAAANKLEQEGFQNLSCVTSGLQSVKPGTFESVGSTELQNAGKAGLVTVQGKISAILGTVLICLKV